Proteins co-encoded in one Yamadazyma tenuis chromosome 1, complete sequence genomic window:
- the TRP4 gene encoding anthranilate phosphoribosyltransferase (COG:E; EggNog:ENOG503NWSM; BUSCO:EOG09262N10), translated as MNEDSSVLTPYIKKLIEHPPTLTPEDLSKVLHLVFEGQASEIQIAAFLTALRGKGLDHESEYIAAATNTVMKFSHPIAAKDVPVDGYVDVVGTGGDGQNTFNVSTASSIVAAGMGIPVCKHGGKASTSSSGSGDLLKSLGVDLLKANKHTAVKVLSDSKYTFLFAPAFHEVMAKVASVRKKLGVPTIFNILGPLMNPAPLSSRILGVYKKPLGEQYAKSVLQLTANDPVHKKSMVVYGHIGLDEISPVGITSCWIVENGQITYKEISPKDFDLPEAALDLVKSGTPEENAVVLMHILKQDSPEFKVHSDNKDNHPVLNYILMNSAALAVVYGLTDSYVEGVKLAKNSITSGTALGALESFKDTLNQL; from the coding sequence ATGAATGAAGATTCTAGCGTATTGACGCCCTAtatcaagaagctcatTGAGCACCCACCCACATTGACACCTGAAGATCTATCTAAAGTACTTCACTTGGTTTTTGAAGGGCAGGCGTCTGAAATTCAAATTGCTGCATTTTTGACGGCGTTGAGAGGAAAAGGCTTGGATCATGAATCCGAATATATAGCGGCTGCCACCAACACGGTGATGAAATTCTCACATCCAATTGCGGCAAAAGATGTTCCAGTTGACGGTTACGTCGACGTGGTGGGTACCGGAGGCGATGGTCAAAACACCTTCAATGTTTCTactgcttcttcaatagtAGCTGCTGGAATGGGCATACCTGTTTGCAAACACGGCGGGAAGGCTTCGACATCATCATCAGGGTCAGGTGACTTGCTCAAGAGCCTCGGGGTGGACCTTTTGAAGGCCAACAAACATACCGCCGTGAAAGTGTTGCTGGACTCCAAATACACCTTTCTCTTTGCACCAGCATTTCACGAGGTGATGGCCAAGGTGGCCCTGGtgaggaagaagttgggTGTGCCCACGATTTTCAATATCTTGGGTCCGTTGATGAACCCAGCTCCCTTATCGTCTCGGATTTTGGGGGTTTATAAGAAACCTTTGGGAGAACAGTACGCTAAAAGCGTGTTACAGTTGACAGCCAATGATCCAGTCCACAAAAAGTCGATGGTTGTGTACGGACACATTGGCTTGGATGAAATCTCGCCGGTTGGCATCACCAGCTGCTGGATTGTGGAAAATGGCCAAATTACTTACAAAGAGATATCTCCTAAGGACTTTGATTTGCCGGAAGCTGccttggacttggtgaagtCCGGTACGCCTGAGGAGAATGCCGTTGTGTTGATGCACATCTTGAAGCAGGACTCACCTGAGTTCAAAGTGCATTCTGACAATAAGGATAACCACCCGGTTTTGAACTATATATTGATGAATAGTGCTGCTTTAGCCGTGGTCTACGGGTTGACCGATTCCTACGTCGAAGGGGTCAAACTAGCGAAGAATTCCATCACGTCGGGAACCGCTCTTGGTGCATTGGAATCGTTCAAAGACACATTGAACCAGTTGTAG
- the CTA6 gene encoding Apc13p protein (COG:S; EggNog:ENOG503PHDX), whose product MYGGDGNYTFVHFTNPNQVLYMEKWSDEDPIPFDDIDTHSLFEATSSLFPQFLLEDEEDGGMPLNPANFSANYYKNKRLLRDVSWSDNGIFDKFLKEGNESDNRADKTILKPLHSKASSETDEFPISQFLSNGFAAPDNLDMISSHDINDSIMGHNTSDISINLNTDFIPPNFPMPKRNNSNSNVSFANGPVQTPKVARVRQPSNDRTYQTPVARISRRTFTE is encoded by the coding sequence ATGTACGGTGGAGACGGAAACTACACCTTTGTACACTTCACCAATCCCAACCAGGTGTTGTATATGGAGAAGTGGAGTGACGAAGATCCCATTCCCTTTGATGACATTGATACCCATAGCTTATTTGAGGCCACTTCATCGTTGTTTCCGcagtttttgttggaagacgaagaagatggagGAATGCCCTTAAATCCTGCTAATTTCAGTGCCAACTACTATAAGAACAAACGGCTTCTCAGGGACGTTTCCTGGAGTGATAATGGCATCTTTGAtaagtttttgaaagaaggGAACGAGCTGGACAACCGGGCTGACAAAACCATCTTGAAACCTCTCCACAGTAAGGCCCTGTCTGAAACTGATGAATTCCCCATTTCCCAGTTCCTCAGCAACGGATTTGCTGCTCCTGATAACCTCGACATGATTCTGTCACATGATATTAACGACAGTATCATGGGCCATAACACGAGCGATatttccatcaacttgaatacTGACTTCATTCCTCCCAATTTCCCCATGCCAAAGCGTAATAATTCCAATAGTAACGTGAGTTTCGCCAACGGACCCGTGCAAACTCCCAAGGTGGCCAGAGTACGACAACCTTCGAATGATAGAACCTACCAGACACCGGTCGCCAGGATCCTGAGACGTACTTTCACTGAATGA
- the RPO31 gene encoding DNA-directed RNA polymerase III subunit C1 (rpo31) (EggNog:ENOG503NXKP; COG:K): MKEVVVDITPKRIQGIEFGALSAKEIIAQSEVEVKTRDLYDLEKGRTVKEFGALDTKMGISANSSECSTCHGNLASCHGHFGHIRLALPVFHVGYFKAIIQILQCICKNCGHILLDEQTKRKYLADLRRPYIDNLRRMKILKSVVDQCKKQRRCFKCTHVNGVVKKAASGAGPAALKIVHDTFRWVGKKPTPEKEVWDSEIEQVLTRNPELEKFTKRMYEDLNPLKVLHLFKQITPDECELFGLDPSRGGRPETYIWRYLPAPPVCIRPSVMMDAQSNEDDLTVKLTEIVWTSSLIKAGIDKGISINNLMEQWDYLQLSVAMYINSDAANPALMPSAGSGSKSTKPIRGFCQRLKGKQGRFRGNLSGKRVDFSGRTVISPDPNLKIDEVAVPDRVAKILTYPEKCTRYNRIKLQKLILSGPDVHPGANYVLKQNENTKRNLRFGDRVKIAKNLHIGDVVERHIEDGDVVLFNRQPSLHRLSILSHYAKIRPWRTFRLNECVCTPYNADFDGDEMNLHVPQTEEARAEAINLMGVKNNLLTPKSGEPIIAATQDFITGSYLITHKDSFFERASVNQLLCMMSDANLQFDLPPPAIIKPVSLWTGKQVFSLLIKPNKASNVVINLDAKAKTYIPPERHFANEMSPNDGYVIIRGSQILSGVMDKSTLGDGKKHSVFYTILRDYGPTEAAEAMNRMSKLCARYLGNRGFSIGINDVTPGSDLKNKKELMVEQAYLKCDELIDLYNRGKLETQPGCNEEQTLEAKIGGLLSKVREEVGEVCIKELDSLNAPLIMATCGSKGSTLNVSQMVAVVGQQIISGNRVPDGFQDRSLPHFTKNSKTPQSKGFVRNSFFSGLTPPEFLFHAISGREGLVDTAVKTAETGYMSRRLMKSLEDLSSQYDNTVRNSSNGIVQFTYGGDGLDPFDMEGDARPVNFVRQWDHSFNITFSNREMGLLPYQVMEEVEKVLQPLEDRLIRYDNLGHQIISNREEYIDQNDAEREFYHSIRSFVDKKATHLAKTRQSKHLKPNYTPPTDGEVFVEDNQDSLNAVDQILKISAKSVDTFLKQCLYKYSRAKVEPGTAVGAIGAQSIGEPGTQMTLKTFHFAGVASMNVTLGVPRIKEIINASKAISTPIINSVLVNDDDEIAARVVKGRIEKTLLKDVAFHIQDVYKNNMAYLSVKIDLKTIEKLQLELNIDSIAQAIVNAPKLKIQPAHVSITGSDRINILVTLNDSKVESLAKSMNVDYKLSDASNVLFFRMQHLKRMLPEICIKGLPNISRAVINIRDDSKKELLVEGYGLKEVMSTDGVVGTKTTTNHVLEVFEVLGIEAARSSIIGEIDYTMSKHGMSVDPRHIQLLGDVMTYKGEVLGITRFGLSKMRDSVLQLASFEKTTDHLFDAAFYMKNDKVEGVSECIILGQTMSIGTGAFKLVKTSNVEPQALHQKPTLFEDLCQTAIAAA, from the coding sequence ATGAAGGAAGTGGTAGTGGATATCACGCCCAAGAGGATCCAGGGTATCGAGTTCGGAGCGCTCTCGGCAAAGGAGATCATTGCGCAGTCCGAGGTTGAGGTCAAAACCAGAGACCTCtatgacttggaaaagggCAGAACCGTCAAGGAATTTGGTGCCCTAGACACCAAAATGGGAATCAGTGCCAATTCTAGTGAGTGCTCTACTTGCCACGGTAACCTCGCCCTGTGCCACGGACATTTCGGCCACATTCGCCTCGCGTTGCCGGTGTTTCACGTGGGTTATTTTAAGGCCATCATCCAGATCCTCCAGTGCATCTGTAAGAATTGTGGGCACATTTTACTCGACGAACAGACCAAAAGAAAGTACTTGGCCGACTTGCGGCGCCCATACATTGACAATTTGCGGCGAatgaagatcttgaaaagcGTGGTGGATCAGTGTAAGAAACAGAGACGATGCTTTAAATGTACCCACGTCAACGGAGTCGTGAAAAAGGCTGCTAGCGGTGCTGGGCCCGCCGCCTTGAAGATCGTCCACGATACTTTCCGGTGGGTGGGCAAGAAACCCACCCCCGAGAAGGAGGTGTGGGACCTGGAGATTGAGCAAGTGTTGACCAGAAACCCCGagcttgaaaaattcacaAAGAGAATGTACGAAGATTTGAACCCGTTAAAGGTGTTACATCTCTTCAAGCAGATCACCCCCGACGAATGCGAGTTGTTTGGTCTTGATCCGTCCAGAGGTGGTCGACCTGAAACGTATATCTGGAGATACTTACCAGCACCTCCAGTGTGTATCAGACCGTCGGTGATGATGGATGCACAGTCCAACGAAGACGACTTGACGGTTAAGTTGACGGAAATAGTATGGACGTCATCGTTGATCAAGGCAGGTATCGATAAGGGTATCTCcatcaataacttgatgGAGCAGTGGGACTACTTGCAATTGCTGGTTGCAATGTATATCAACTCAGATGCAGCGAACCCAGCGTTGATGCCGTCTGCTGGGTCGGGGTCCAAGTCGACCAAGCCCATACGAGGCTTCTGCCAGCGGTTAAAGGGGAAACAGGGGAGATTTAGAGGAAATCTTTCGGGGAAAAGAGTGGATTTTTCAGGTAGAACCGTCATTTCACCTgatcccaacttgaaaatcgaCGAGGTGGCTGTACCTGATCGGGTGGCTAAGATCTTGACGTACCCAGAGAAGTGCACCCGGTATAATCGGATTaagttgcaaaagttgATTCTCAGTGGTCCAGATGTGCACCCGGGTGCAAACTATGTGTTGAAGCAGAATGAAAACACAAAGAGAAACTTGCGGTTTGGTGACCGAGTTAAAATCGCCAAAAATTTGCATATCGGAGATGTGGTCGAGAGACACATTGAAGACGGAGATGTGGTGTTGTTCAATCGACAACCCTCTTTACATAGGCTATCGATTTTGTCGCACTACGCCAAAATCAGACCTTGGAGAACCTTCCGGTTGAACGAATGTGTATGTACTCCCTACAACGCCGATTTCGATGGAGACGAAATGAACTTGCATGTACCTCAGACTGAAGAAGCCCGGGCGGAggccatcaacttgatgggCGTGAAAAACAATTTATTGACGCCAAAATCCGGTGAGCCTATTATTGCAGCCACTCAGGATTTCATTACCGGCTCGTACTTGATAACTCATAAGGACTCATTTTTTGAAAGAGCTTCGGTCAACCAGCTTTTGTGTATGATGTCGGATGCCAATCTCCAGTTTGATTTGCCTCCTCCTGCCATCATCAAACCGGTTCTGTTGTGGACGggaaaacaagttttttCGTTGCTCATCAAACCAAATAAAGCCTCCAACGTGGTGATCAATTTGGATGCAAAAGCAAAAACATATATCCCTCCAGAAAGGCATTTCGCCAACGAAATGTCTCCGAACGACGGGTATGTGATCATCAGAGGCTCTCAGATCTTGTCTGGTGTCATGGACAAATCCACTCTTGGAGACGGGAAGAAACACTCGGTTTTTTACACTATTCTCAGAGACTACGGCCCTACTGAAGCTGCAGAAGCGATGAACAGAATGTCCAAGTTGTGTGCAAGGTACTTGGGAAACAGAGGATTTTCCATTGGTATCAACGACGTGACTCCTGGGTCCGACTTGAAAAATaagaaggaattgatgGTGGAGCAGGCGTACTTGAAGTGTGACGAGTTGATTGATTTGTACAACAGAGGCAAGTTGGAAACCCAGCCGGGTTGTAATGAAGAACAGACGTTGGAAGCCAAGATCGGAGGGTTGTTATCCAAGGTGAGAGAAGAAGTAGGGGAAGTGTGTatcaaggagttggacTCTCTTAATGCTCCTTTGATCATGGCCACCTGTGGGTCCAAGGGATCCACCTTAAATGTCTCCCAAATGGTGGCTGTTGTAGGACAACAGATTATTTCTGGTAATCGTGTTCCTGACGGGTTCCAAGACAGATCGTTACCACATTtcaccaaaaactccaagaCTCCCCAGTCCAAAGGGTTTGTGAGAAACTCGTTTTTCAGTGGATTAACTCCTCCTGAGTTCTTGTTCCATGCCATTTCCGGTAGAGAAGGGTTGGTTGACACGGCTGTCAAGACCGCTGAAACCGGGTACATGTCGAGAAGATTAATGAAGTCGTTGGAAGATTTGTCTTCACAGTACGACAACACGGTTCGGAACTCCTCCAACGGAATTGTACAGTTCACCTATGGTGGTGACGGGTTGGATCCTTTCGACATGGAAGGAGACGCCAGACCCGTCAACTTTGTACGTCAATGGGATCACagtttcaacatcaccttCAGCAACCGTGAAATGGGTTTACTCCCTTATCAGGTTATGGAGGAGGTGGAAAAggttttgcagccattggAAGACCGTTTGATCAGATACGATAACTTGGGCCACCAAATCATCCTGAACCGTGAAGAGTATATCGACCAGAATGATGCCGAGAGAGAGTTCTACCATTCGATCAGAAGCTTTGTCGACAAAAAGGCCACCCATTTGGCCAAAACCAGACAACTGAAGCACTTGAAACCCAATTACACGCCTCCCACCGATGGAgaagtgtttgtggaggatAACCAAGACAGCTTGAATGCGGTGGAccagatcttgaagatctctGCCAAATCCGTTGACACTTTCTTAAAGCAGTGCTTGTACAAATACTCCAGAGCAAAAGTCGAACCTGGAACCGCTGTGGGTGCCATTGGTGCCCAGTCCATTGGTGAACCTGGTACGCagatgactttgaagacgTTTCATTTTGCTGGGGTGGCTAGTATGAATGTGACGTTGGGAGTTCCTCGtatcaaggaaatcatCAACGCTTCCAAGGCGATTTCCACccccatcatcaactcggTTCTCGTCaatgatgacgatgaaatCGCCGCCCGTGTTGTCAAGGGAAGAATCGAAAAGACTTTGTTGAAAGACGTGGCGTTCCATATCCAAGACGTCTACAAAAACAATATGGCGTACTTGTCGGTGAAGATCGACTTGAAAACCATCGAGAAGTTGcaattggaattgaacaTTGACTCCATTGCCCAGGCCATTGTCAATGCTCCCAAGCTCAAGATTCAGCCGGCGCATGTGTCTATCACTGGTAGTGACCGAATCAATATTCTTGTCACTTTGAATGATAGTAAGGTGGAAAgtttggccaagtccatGAATGTGGACTATAAGCTCAGCGACGCTTCCAACGTGCTCTTCTTCCGCATGCAACACTTGAAGAGAATGTTGCCAGAAATCTGTATCAAGGGTTTGCCCAACATTTCCCGTGCCGTCATCAATATCAGAGACGACAGTAAGAAAGAGTTGTTGGTTGAAGGATACGGTTTGAAAGAAGTCATGTCCACCGATGGGGTTGTTGGCACCAagaccaccaccaaccatgttcttgaagtgtTTGAGGTGTTGGGTATTGAAGCGGCCAGATCCTCTATCATAGGTGAAATTGACTACACCATGAGTAAACACGGCATGAGTGTGGACCCTCGTCACATCCAACTTTTGGGAGATGTAATGACTTATAAGGGAGAAGTATTGGGAATCACCCGGTTCGGGTTGAGTAAGATGAGAGACTCGGTGTTACAGTTGGCATCTTTCGAAAAGACCACTGACCATTTGTTCGACGCTGCTTTCTACATGAAAAATGACAAGGTTGAAGGTGTGAGTGAGTGTATTATTTTGGGGCAAACCATGAGCATTGGAACCGGGGCATTTAAGTTGGTTAAAACCTCCAATGTCGAACCCCAGGCCTTACACCAGAAACCCactctttttgaagatctcTGCCAAACGGCCATTGCAGCTGCCTAA
- a CDS encoding uncharacterized protein (EggNog:ENOG503PSFQ; COG:O), whose translation MSSKSIENGVPTEDEKKVIKSLEEDDDEFEDFPADTKWTVKQDPQINPDSLWEEDWEDDDNEDDFSAQLKTELEKHRS comes from the coding sequence ATGTCCAGCAAGTCAATTGAAAACGGTGTTCCTACTGAGGACGAAAAGAAGGTGATAAAGTCGTTGGAAGAGGATGATgacgagtttgaagattttcCAGCTGATACCAAGTGGACTGTTAAACAGGATCCTCAGATCAACCCAGACAGTTTGTGGGAAGAAGACTGGGAAGATGACGATAACGAGGACGACTTTTCGGCGCAGTTGAAGAcggagttggagaagcacaggagttga
- the RPT5 gene encoding 26S proteasome regulatory subunit 6A (EggNog:ENOG503NV1G; COG:O) yields MSTLEELDSQQDDVYQEILSLSTSDITNRTRLLENDIKVMKSESQRLSHEKTVMVERIKDNQEKINNNKQLPYLVGNVVELLDLDAEQEAKEQGANVDLDAARSGKSAVIKTSTRQTIFLPLIGLVAPENLKPNDLIGVNKDSYLILDTLPSEYDSRVKAMEVDEKPTEDYADIGGLDKQIEELIEAVVLPMKQADKFKTLGIKPPKGALMYGPPGTGKTLLARACAAQSGATFLKLAAPQLVQMFIGDGAKLVRDAFALAKEKAPTIIFIDELDAIGTKRFDSDKSGDREVQRTMLELLNQLDGFGSDDRVKVLAATNRVDTLDPALLRSGRLDRKIEFPLPSEEARESVLKIHARKLTCDNDSVNWRELARSTDEFNGAQLKAVTVEAGMIALRNGKSKIRHEDFVEAISEVQARKSKSVNFYA; encoded by the coding sequence ATGAGTACCTTGGAAGAATTAGATAGCCAGCAGGATGATGTGTACCAAGAGATCTTGAGTCTCTCGACGTCCGACATCACAAATCGTACCCGGTTATTGGAAAATGACATAAAGGTCATGAAGAGTGAATCCCAAAGATTGAGCCATGAGAAAACCGTCATGGTGGAAAGAATCAAAGATAACCAAGAAAAGATCAATAACAACAAACAATTACCATATTTGGTCGGCAATGTGGTGGAGTTGCTCGACTTGGACGCCGAGCAGGAAGCCAAAGAACAGGGGGCCAATGTGGACTTGGATGCTGCCAGGTCCGGCAAATCAGCCGTGATCAAGACCTCCACGAGGCAAACCATCTTCCTACCATTGATTGGGTTGGTTGCACCCGAGAACTTGAAGCccaatgacttgattgGGGTCAATAAAGACTCatacttgatcttggataCGTTGCCTTCGGAATATGATTCCAGAGTAAAAGCCATGGAAGTCGATGAAAAACCCACCGAAGACTACGCTGACATCGGGGGGTTGGATAAGCAGATCGAGGAGTTGATAGAAGCGGTGGTATTACCCATGAAGCAGGCcgacaagttcaagaccTTGGGAATAAAGCCTCCCAAAGGTGCTTTGATGTATGGACCTCCAGGTACCGGGAAGACGTTGTTGGCGAGGGCCTGTGCCGCCCAGTCGGGAGCGACGTTTTTAAAGCTTGCGGCTCCTCAGCTTGTGCAAATGTTCATTGGAGATGGGGCCAAGTTGGTTCGGGATGCGTTTGCTTTAGCCAAGGAAAAGGCCCCTACAATTATATTCATCGACGAGTTGGATGCCATTGGTACGAAGAGATTCGATTCGGACAAATCGGGAGATCGGGAGGTGCAGAGAACCATGTTGGAACTTTTGAATCAGTTGGATGGGTTTGGCTCCGACGATAGAGTCAAGGTGTTGGCAGCTACCAACAGAGTCGACACATTGGATCCGGCCTTGTTAAGATCTGGTAGATTGGACAGGAAAATCGAATTTCCATTGCCTTCTGAAGAGGCCAGAGAAtcggtgttgaagatccATGCCAGAAAATTGACCTGTGATAATGACTCGGTGAACTGGAGAGAATTGGCCAGGTCGACTGATGAATTTAACGGCGCACAATTGAAGGCCGTGACGGTGGAGGCGGGAATGATAGCGTTGAGAAATGGCAAGTCTAAGATCAGGCACGAAGATTTCGTAGAGGCGATTAGTGAGGTGCAAGCCAGAAAGTCCAAGTCGGTGAACTTCTACGCATAA
- a CDS encoding cytidine deaminase (EggNog:ENOG503P5BF; BUSCO:EOG09264RJL; COG:F) gives MKFEELPLTEAEVIKLKQLCLEARSLSYSPYSKFRVGCTLVTSEGEFISGANIENASYGGSICAERSTICKAVNERKYKFKVIAISSDSQEAISPCGICRQFIREFGKEIPILMFGQEGNTHELMNLEELLPKSFGPSWLGVPEA, from the exons ATGAAGTTCGAGGAATTGCCGCTCACGGAGGCGGAAgtcatcaagttgaaacaATTATGTTTGGAAG CTCGTTCGTTATCCTACTCACCATATTCGAAATTTAG AGTTGGATGTACGCTAGTGACATCTGAAGGAGAATTCATTTCTGGGGCCAATATCGAGAATGCCTCGTACGGTGGATCCATTTGTGCTGAAAGGTCGACAATATGTAAGGCAGTG AATGAAAGAAAGTATAAATTCAAGGTGATTGCGATTTCTAGCGATAGTCAGGAGGCGATTTCACCGTGTGGGATCTGTCGGCAGTTCATACGAGAGTTTGGCAAGGAGATTCCGATATTGATGTTCGGCCAGGAAGGAAATACGCATGAATTGATGAATTTAGAGGAATTATTGCCTAAGAGTTTTGGACCTAGTTGGTTGGGAGTTCCTGAGGCCTAG
- the fma1 gene encoding Methionine aminopeptidase 1 (COG:E; MEROPS:MER0001342; EggNog:ENOG503NUS5), whose protein sequence is MAVCASPFCGKDTESTLKCPVCLKQDLENVFCDQKCFRGAWGIHKYIHQQEDGEVYNPFPNFDFKGDLRPHYPLTPRRTIPKHIKLPDHAKGGRPLGELANDRRGKITVLEGKDLEKIRKVGKLGREVLDAVAKHVRIGITTDELDAILHKECTKRNCYPSPLNYFNFPKSFCTSVNEIICHGIPDQTKLKDGDIVNLDVSIYYLGFHADLNETYYVGDKAKADPDTVRLVETTRESVELAIAAVKPGMPFREIGNIIEAFATKNNVSVVRTYCGHGINSLFHCQPDIPHYAKNKAIGIAKPGMVFTIEPMLCLGTYKDVTWPDNWTSSTQDGKYSAQFEHMLLVTEDGCEVLSARQADSPGGPVPRI, encoded by the coding sequence atggcTGTTTGTGCTTCACCCTTCTGTGGAAAGGACACAGAAAGCACGTTAAAGTGTCCTGTTTGCTTGAAACAGGATCTAGAAAATGTTTTCTGTGACCAGAAATGTTTCCGAGGCGCATGGGGTATCCATAAATatatccaccaacaagaagatggagaagtCTACAACCCATTTCCCaactttgacttcaaaggTGACCTCAGACCTCACTATCCCTTGACGCCGCGCAGAACCATCCCCAAGCATATCAAGCTTCCTGACCACGCCAAAGGTGGCCGTCCGCTAGGGGAGTTGGCGAATGATCGTAGAGGTAAAATCACCGTGTTGGAAggaaaagatcttgaaaaaatcagAAAAGTTGGTAAATTAGGTAGAGAAGTGTTGGACGCGGTGGCCAAGCACGTGAGAATCGGCATCACCACCGACGAGTTGGATGCCATTTTGCATAAGGAATGcacaaagagaaattgcTACCCTTCACCTTTGAACTACTTTAATTTCCCCAAGAGTTTTTGTACCTCTGTCAATGAGATTATCTGTCACGGGATCCCCGACCAGACCAAATTGAAAGATGGAGATATTGTCAACTTAGATGTGTCGATCTACTACTTGGGGTTCCATGCCGATTTGAATGAGACGTATTACGTGGGGGATAAGGCCAAAGCAGACCCGGATACGGTACGGTTGGTGGAAACCACCAGAGAGTCGGTGGAGTTGGCTATTGCGGCCGTTAAGCCTGGAATGCCCTTCAGAGAGATTGGAAATATCATCGAAGCCTTTGCTACCAAAAACAATGTGTCGGTGGTGAGAACGTACTGTGGGCATGGAATCAACCTGTTGTTCCACTGTCAGCCAGACATTCCTCATTATGCTAAGAACAAGGCCATTGGAATTGCCAAGCCAGGGATGGTGTTTACAATTGAACCCATGTTGTGTTTGGGAACCTATAAGGACGTGACATGGCCCGATAACTGGACTTCTTCGACCCAAGACGGAAAGTATTCAGCCCAGTTTGAGCACATGTTGTTAGTGACTGAAGACGGATGTGAGGTGTTGTCGGCGAGACAGGCCGATTCACCAGGGGGACCCGTTCCACGTATTTGA